TTTAGCATGATCAATCGCTGCATTGGCAATATCAATCGGCTTTTGTTTAATATCACTCGGGAAGAATTCAACGCCAACTTCGCTAGCAAGTGTTTCAAGCTGCTTAATTGCCGCTGGGCGATAGACGTCAGCACTAACAACAAGTACTTTTTTCTTTTCACGCTCTTTTAAGAACTTTGACAGCTTAGCAACTGAGGTGGTTTTACCGGCACCTTGCAAACCTGCCATTAAAACCACTGCTGGTGGCGCCGCTTTTAAATCAAGCGCTTCGTTCACTTCACCCATCGCAGCTTCGAGCTCTGTGCGAACAATCTTAACGAAGACCTGACCCGGCGTTAAACTTTTTGATACTTCCTGACCAACCGCACGTTCTTTCACTTTTTTAATGAAATCACGGATAACAGGTAAAGCAACATCAGCTTCTAGTAGCGCCATGCGCACTTCGCGCAAGGTGTCTTTAATATTATCTTCGGTCAGGCGACCGCGACCACTGATGTTTTTAAGCGTTTTGGTTAAACGATCGGAAAGATTCTCAAACATGGAAGTCTCAACAAGTGAATTAGGTGAAAAAATCTGCCGCCATTATACGCGTTAAACAGGCAATTAAAATAATTCCCTACTTGTTTTGCGGAAAATAGCTTACTTGAAAGTGTTTATGATACGCTTTCAAGCGATAGCAACAATATTGGGGCGAAAGTGGAAACCGCAAGCTTACTCGTATCAAATTTTATTGCCTTAACCCTAGATACCAGCCCTTGGCTGCTTTTGGGCTTATTAATTGCTGGCTTAATGAAAGCTTGGCTACCAAGCCAATTATTGTCCAAACATTTAGGACAAGGCAATCGCGCGATTGTCAAAGCTGCGCTAGTGGGCGCCCCTCTGCCATTATGTTCATGCGGTGTTATACCCGTTGCTACTGAATTAAAACGCAGCGGTGCTTCTTCACCTGCCACTTCATCCTTTTTAGTCGCTACCCCTGAAACTGGCGTTGATTCTATAACCGTTTCCTATGCCATGTTAGGACCCTTTTTCGCCGTATTTAGGCCCGTTTCTGCAATTGTCTCTGCAATTGCAACAGGCTTTTTGGTTAAAACAGCAAAGCCGCTAACGAAGTCTCAAAGCAATTCAGTACAAGCTGAAGGCGGTTGCTGCCAAAGCAAAACACAAGTAGAAGAGGCGCATACTACTGAAACAGTAACTAGCTGCTGTGCATCAACACACGACAAGGCCACAGAAAAAAGTGCCGGCCAGAAAACGCTACAAGGCGTTAAGTACGCATTAACTCAGCTAATTGACGATATTATCAAGTGGCTGCTCGTTGGCCTTATCTTCGCCACTTTAGTAAAAACCTTTATCCCAACTGAACTCTTAACAGCCTATGGCAGCGGCATTCCTGCGATGTTGTTAATGATCTTAATTTCAATTCCTATGTATATTTGCGCAACAGCATCTACGCCTATTGCCGCAGGGTTTATCATGGCGGGCATTTCACCTGGCACCGCTTTAGTGTTTATGATGGCAGGCCCTGCCACCAATATTTCCACCTTAGGTGTCATTAAAAATGAAATGGGCGCTTCCGTATTATCACGCTACCTACTAGGCATTTCGGTATCAGCCATCGCCTTTGGCTTATTGCTTGATGAATTAGTGACTTACCTAGGCATTGATGTTAATCAACAGATGCAACACAGCCACGAATTGTTACCTTTTTGGGTAAGTGCTGGCTGTGCGCTACTTCTGTTTGTTTCAGCAATAAAGCCACTGCGCCGCAAAATTATCGATTAATTAAAGACAAACATGGCGTTAGGTCATCAATCTGATAAACTGACGCTGATTTTTTAGTAGACAACTCATTGTCATTCAACACCAACACACTAGGATGAGTAGTGGACTTTATTGACATTAGCACTTTAATTGCGGCGTTCTGTTATTTACTCGCCACGGCTTCCATTTTATCTAAGTTATTTGACAGCAAAGGACCAAACCACTTAGTCGTGCTATTGCTTGCATGTATTGCGATTGTGCCTCATACCTTGTTAACGACTAATGCTTTGTTTGTTGAAGGGGCAATTAACTTCAATTTGCCTAACGTAGTAACGCTCGTCAGCGTGGTCATCACTATGTTAATCACCGCCACTGCAGTAAAATATCAGTTAAATCTGCTACAACCTGCCGCCTATGGTTTTGCCAGTATTTGGCTGTTTATCAGCTTTTTCTTACCAGATGTAGCACACATCCCCTTGGCAGTAACCCAAGCGACTGTACTTAGCCATATCACATTGTCACTTATTGCCTACTGCGTATTGATAATCGCTTGCTTGTACGGCTTTCAAGTTGCCTATATCAATATGAAGCTGAAATCTAAAAATTTGGCGGCAGTGAACCACTTACCACCACTTATGTTGGTAGAGCGTCAGTTATTTACCATTCTAGCGGTCGGTACGATAGCGCTAGCAGCAACAAACTTAACGGGTTTTATCTTCTTAGACGGTTTATTTAACACCGATAATGCACACAAAACCGTGTTGTCGTTACTCGCCTTATTGATATATAGCATTATACTTTGGGGGCACTTTAAAAACGGGTGGCGTGGCCACCGCGTACTAACGCTCACACTAGTGGCAACAGCATTACTTACCTTGTCATACTTTGGCAGCCGCTTTGTGAAAGAATTCCTGTTAAGTTAGTTTTTATTACACAAGTGAAGATATCTGTTTTTTCGCCATAAATTTTAAGGTATAACGGATATCTGATTTTAGTTTTCGCGCTAAAATCAATCTGTTTGGCAACATAGGATCCCCCTTTTTGGACAACATTTCGACTAGTACACTGTTTATTATTTTAGGTGTGCTCATATTTATCTCTGCCTATTTTTCTGGCTCAGAAACAGGCATGATGTCACTCAATAGGTACCGTCTTAGGCACCTTGAAAAACAAAAACACAAAGGTGCGAAAAGAGTAAGTAAACTGCTCGAAAAACCGGATCGATTGATCGGGCTTATTCTAATCGGCAACAATTTAGTTAATGTATTTGCATCGCTGGTTTCAGGGGTTATTTTTGCTCGATTTTTTGGCGACGCAGGTATTTTTTACGCAGGTTTAGCTTTGACCTTAGTTATTCTGGTTTTTGCCGAAGTAACGCCGAAAACGCTAGCTGCCCTGTACCCCGAAAAGGTGGCATTCCCAAGCTCAGTTATTCTTACTTTATTGTTAAAAGTACTGTTCCCTTTTGTTATCGCGGTCAATTGGATAACGAACGGCTTTTTGGCATTGCTGAGAATCAGCTCAGAGCAACGAGAACAGCACAGCTTGAGCACCGAAGAATTAAAAACCGTCGTTAACGAGTCAAGTGCTTTGCTACCAGAGCGCGATCAAAACATGCTCGTGAGCATTCTTGACCTAGAAAAGGTCACAGTTGAAGATATTATGATTCCGCGCAACGAATTAGTGGGTATTGATATCAACGAAGACTGGAAGAAAATTCAAAAGCAGTTAACGCAATCAAACCACACCCGTGTACTCTTGTATCGTGACAATATCGATGATGTTGTTGGCTACGTACATATGCGTGATGCGCTGCGTTTATTATCAAAAAACCAATTTACCAAAGCGACACTGCTGCGCGCTGTACGTGAATTGTATTTTATCCCTGAGGGTACCCCGCTCAATGTTCAACTACTTAAGTTCCAACACGCGAAAGAACGTTTGGGCTTAGTTGTTGACGAGTACGGCGACATTCAAGGTTTAGTCACGCTTGAGGACATCCTAGAAGAGATTGTTGGCGACTTTACAACAAC
This Thalassotalea euphylliae DNA region includes the following protein-coding sequences:
- a CDS encoding SO_0444 family Cu/Zn efflux transporter, producing the protein METASLLVSNFIALTLDTSPWLLLGLLIAGLMKAWLPSQLLSKHLGQGNRAIVKAALVGAPLPLCSCGVIPVATELKRSGASSPATSSFLVATPETGVDSITVSYAMLGPFFAVFRPVSAIVSAIATGFLVKTAKPLTKSQSNSVQAEGGCCQSKTQVEEAHTTETVTSCCASTHDKATEKSAGQKTLQGVKYALTQLIDDIIKWLLVGLIFATLVKTFIPTELLTAYGSGIPAMLLMILISIPMYICATASTPIAAGFIMAGISPGTALVFMMAGPATNISTLGVIKNEMGASVLSRYLLGISVSAIAFGLLLDELVTYLGIDVNQQMQHSHELLPFWVSAGCALLLFVSAIKPLRRKIID
- a CDS encoding cytochrome C assembly family protein, producing the protein MDFIDISTLIAAFCYLLATASILSKLFDSKGPNHLVVLLLACIAIVPHTLLTTNALFVEGAINFNLPNVVTLVSVVITMLITATAVKYQLNLLQPAAYGFASIWLFISFFLPDVAHIPLAVTQATVLSHITLSLIAYCVLIIACLYGFQVAYINMKLKSKNLAAVNHLPPLMLVERQLFTILAVGTIALAATNLTGFIFLDGLFNTDNAHKTVLSLLALLIYSIILWGHFKNGWRGHRVLTLTLVATALLTLSYFGSRFVKEFLLS
- a CDS encoding HlyC/CorC family transporter, whose protein sequence is MDNISTSTLFIILGVLIFISAYFSGSETGMMSLNRYRLRHLEKQKHKGAKRVSKLLEKPDRLIGLILIGNNLVNVFASLVSGVIFARFFGDAGIFYAGLALTLVILVFAEVTPKTLAALYPEKVAFPSSVILTLLLKVLFPFVIAVNWITNGFLALLRISSEQREQHSLSTEELKTVVNESSALLPERDQNMLVSILDLEKVTVEDIMIPRNELVGIDINEDWKKIQKQLTQSNHTRVLLYRDNIDDVVGYVHMRDALRLLSKNQFTKATLLRAVRELYFIPEGTPLNVQLLKFQHAKERLGLVVDEYGDIQGLVTLEDILEEIVGDFTTTAAPAPSEEVHHQPDGSYLIDGSASIRDINKEMSWHLPTDGPKTLNGLIIEYLEDIPQAKLSVRIAGYPVEIVDVSDNMIKTVRIMPEHFSGETPEE